Proteins found in one Paenibacillus dendritiformis genomic segment:
- a CDS encoding (2,3-dihydroxybenzoyl)adenylate synthase, producing the protein MSMLLPGCPAWPEEWAERYRQLGCWRGETFGGMLRQRAAAHGERVAIVSGDRRISYAELDASADRLAAGFRSLGIRPRDRVIVQLPNIPQFFEVIFALFRLGALPVFSLPAHRKSEIVYLCEFTEAAAYIIPDIDTGFDYRELAEQVREAAPGLRHVIVAGNPEKYAALDDLYAEPADDIEGPRPEDAAFFQLSGGTTGLPKLIPRSHDDYIYSLRVSAEICALDENSVYLAVLPVAHNYPLSSPGTLGTLYAGGKVVLASGASPDIAFPLIAKEGVTITAVVPPLALIWLDAAGSRRDDLSSLQVLQVGGAKFSAEAAKRVRDAMGCTLQQVYGMAEGLVNYTRLDDPEDIVVNTQGRPMSPYDEIRLVDDDDCDVGPGDTGHLLTRGPYTIRGYYKAEKHNARAFTTDGFYRTGDMARLTPSGYLVIEGRAKDQINRGGDKVAAEEVENHLLAHPGVHDAAMVAMPDEFLGERTCAFVIPYPSSPLTAAELKAFLRERGVAAYKIPDRVEFTDSFPKTGVGKVSKKALREFIANKQNALANL; encoded by the coding sequence ATGAGCATGCTGCTGCCGGGATGTCCTGCATGGCCGGAAGAATGGGCCGAACGGTACCGCCAGCTGGGATGCTGGCGCGGAGAGACGTTCGGCGGAATGCTGAGGCAGCGCGCCGCGGCTCACGGGGAACGCGTTGCGATCGTCAGCGGCGATCGGCGGATAAGCTATGCGGAGCTTGACGCCAGCGCGGACCGGCTCGCTGCCGGATTCCGCAGCTTGGGGATACGGCCGCGGGATCGGGTTATCGTTCAGCTGCCGAATATTCCGCAATTTTTTGAAGTTATTTTTGCGCTGTTCCGGTTGGGTGCGCTGCCCGTCTTCTCCTTGCCGGCGCACCGCAAGAGCGAGATCGTCTATTTATGCGAATTCACGGAAGCGGCGGCTTATATTATCCCTGATATCGACACGGGATTTGATTACCGGGAGCTTGCCGAACAGGTGCGGGAGGCGGCTCCAGGATTACGCCACGTGATTGTGGCGGGGAATCCGGAGAAGTACGCGGCGCTGGACGATCTATATGCCGAGCCTGCGGACGACATCGAGGGGCCCCGGCCTGAGGATGCCGCCTTTTTCCAGCTTTCCGGCGGGACGACCGGGCTTCCTAAGCTGATTCCCCGCTCGCATGATGATTACATCTACAGTCTGCGGGTGAGCGCCGAGATCTGCGCTCTGGATGAGAACAGCGTCTATTTGGCGGTGCTTCCCGTCGCCCATAACTACCCGCTCAGCTCGCCGGGAACGCTGGGAACGCTCTATGCGGGCGGCAAGGTTGTGCTGGCGTCTGGAGCCAGCCCTGACATCGCCTTCCCTCTTATCGCGAAGGAGGGCGTCACGATCACGGCCGTCGTGCCGCCGCTGGCCTTGATCTGGCTTGATGCGGCGGGATCCCGCCGTGATGACCTGTCTTCTCTTCAGGTGCTGCAGGTAGGCGGAGCCAAGTTCAGCGCGGAGGCGGCCAAGCGGGTGCGCGACGCGATGGGCTGCACGCTGCAGCAGGTCTATGGAATGGCCGAAGGGCTGGTGAATTACACGAGGCTGGATGATCCGGAAGACATTGTCGTGAATACGCAAGGTCGGCCGATGTCGCCATATGATGAAATCCGGCTGGTCGATGACGATGACTGCGATGTCGGGCCGGGGGATACGGGGCATCTGCTGACGCGCGGGCCTTACACCATCCGCGGCTATTACAAGGCCGAGAAGCATAACGCCAGGGCGTTCACGACCGACGGATTTTACCGTACGGGCGACATGGCCCGATTGACCCCATCCGGATATCTGGTCATTGAAGGCCGGGCGAAAGACCAAATTAATCGCGGCGGAGACAAGGTGGCGGCCGAAGAGGTAGAGAATCACCTTCTGGCCCATCCCGGCGTGCATGATGCGGCGATGGTGGCGATGCCGGACGAGTTCCTCGGGGAGCGCACCTGCGCATTCGTTATTCCTTATCCGTCCTCGCCGCTGACGGCTGCTGAACTGAAAGCCTTCCTGAGGGAGCGAGGGGTAGCGGCTTACAAAATCCCCGATCGGGTGGAGTTCACGGATTCGTTCCCCAAGACGGGGGTTGGCAAGGTAAGTAAAAAGGCGCTGCGCGAGTTCATTGCCAATAAGCAGAACGCGCTCGCCAATCTGTAA
- a CDS encoding isochorismatase: protein MALPSILSYQMPAESDLPANKAAWTPDPKRAVLLIHDMQQYFVDAFNAYESPVPELLENIRKLRAQCAALGVPVVYSAQPGGQSPERRGLLCDFWGPGMNDGPDQKKIVEALAPGEQDIVVTKWRYSAFQKTELLDILRQQGRDQLIVCGIYAHIGCLMTACEAFMQDVQPFFVADAVADFSADKHRMALAYAAERCAVTITTRRLVEDLARLGDSASISESAPASEPSLQAPCEGEPLPLTRQAVRAEVAGLLQEHPSRIADDDNLIHIWGLDSIRIMSLIERWRRGGAEVSFAELAERPTLADWWQLISSRMSRSLPNGDYFTV from the coding sequence ATGGCTCTTCCTTCTATATTGTCTTATCAGATGCCTGCGGAGTCGGACCTGCCGGCGAACAAGGCGGCCTGGACGCCCGATCCGAAGCGGGCCGTTCTTCTGATTCACGATATGCAGCAATACTTCGTCGACGCTTTCAACGCGTATGAATCGCCTGTCCCGGAATTATTAGAGAACATCCGGAAGCTTCGCGCGCAATGCGCCGCTCTCGGCGTCCCTGTCGTGTACTCGGCCCAGCCCGGCGGACAGAGCCCCGAACGCCGCGGATTGCTATGCGATTTCTGGGGACCGGGCATGAACGACGGGCCAGATCAGAAAAAAATCGTGGAAGCGCTGGCTCCCGGCGAGCAGGATATCGTGGTGACGAAATGGCGGTACAGCGCGTTTCAAAAGACAGAGCTGCTCGATATCCTGCGCCAGCAGGGCCGGGATCAATTGATTGTGTGCGGCATTTATGCGCATATTGGATGTCTCATGACCGCATGCGAAGCCTTCATGCAGGATGTGCAGCCCTTCTTCGTCGCCGACGCTGTCGCGGATTTCTCGGCAGACAAGCATCGGATGGCTCTCGCTTACGCCGCCGAACGCTGCGCGGTCACGATCACGACCCGGCGTCTCGTCGAGGACCTGGCCCGGCTGGGGGATTCGGCGTCTATTTCTGAATCCGCTCCGGCGTCTGAGCCGAGCCTTCAGGCCCCGTGCGAAGGAGAGCCCTTGCCATTGACGCGGCAAGCGGTGCGCGCAGAAGTGGCCGGACTGCTGCAGGAGCATCCGTCCCGAATTGCGGATGATGACAACCTGATTCATATCTGGGGACTGGACTCGATCCGGATTATGAGCCTGATCGAACGCTGGCGCCGGGGCGGAGCCGAGGTAAGCTTCGCGGAGCTGGCGGAACGCCCCACATTGGCCGACTGGTGGCAGCTTATATCTTCCCGGATGAGCCGCTCTTTGCCGAACGGCGATTATTTTACTGTATAG